A genomic segment from Colletotrichum higginsianum IMI 349063 chromosome 5, whole genome shotgun sequence encodes:
- a CDS encoding Amidohydrolase — translation MKTIFKNARVLAEHIEPDYPTGTCLVVEDNHISYIGDGADDVVTLLVDDEENDQVDLKGQTLIPSFIDAHVHLLQFGISLAKVDLRPCKSLAEIEAVIRRTAEARPDAARLLFRGWRHAVTGSHVLASTLDRVSARPIYVDSDDLHSAWCNTAALDEMDIRNKADPEGGRIHRDHEGALTGFLEEAAVLGIVWPFLGDAMSSEEKLSCLRSAIGEYNKAGYTAVVDMAMDETYWGLLLELKSAGELTLRVAAHFLVMPAKTDEENLAQVERVVRLHEKYNLATSPDLRVAGIKIICDGVVDGCTAAISHPYLNTGELVDPTWTPAALQVVLAAADAASMQCALHAIGDAAVSMAVNGLEALGTTGRRHRIEHLELTRPEDAQRLGRLGITASIQPVHLDPEYNRLWPPMIGHESCARAFAYREFHDHGARLAIGSDAPTAPHSPWNNIFNAATRRSFRRPQDEETFNEQYKLGLDDVFSAASHGGAYSCFAENMIGGLQVGKKADFIILQGDTKWSLDLSSLLASRVSETWLGGRRVFNGNEKL, via the coding sequence ATGAAGACGATCTTCAAAAACGCCCGCGTACTAGCGGAACACATCGAACCCGACTATCCCACTGGAACTTGCCTCGTGGTAGAAGACAACCATATATCTTACATTGGGGATGGagcggacgacgtcgtcaccCTGCTCGTGGATGACGAAGAAAACGATCAAGTTGACCTGAAAGGACAGACCTTGATCCCTTCATTCATTGATGCCCACGTTCACCTTCTTCAGTTCGGCATCTCCCTAGCAAAAGTCGACCTGCGACCATGCAAGAGCCTGGCGGAGATTGAAGCCGTCATCCGTCGTACCGCAGAGGCGAGGCCGGACGCAGCCCGCCTACTTTTCCGGGGATGGAGGCACGCTGTGACGGGCAGCCATGTCTTGGCATCAACGTTGGACCGCGTGAGCGCACGACCCATCTATgtcgactcggacgacctGCACTCGGCGTGGTGCAACACGGCGGCCTTGGACGAGATGGACATTCGGAACAAGGCCGATCCCGAGGGCGGCAGAATCCACCGCGATCACGAAGGAGCACTGACCGGTTTTCTGGAGGAGGCTGCGGTTCTCGGCATAGTGTGGCCGTTCCTAGGCGACGCCATGTCGAGCGAGGAGAAACTGAGCTGTCTGCGATCGGCGATCGGCGAGTACAACAAGGCAGGCTACACGGCCGTCGTGGACATGGCCATGGACGAGACCTACTGGGGCTTGCTTCTGGAACTGAAGAGCGCCGGGGAGCTGACCCtgcgcgtcgccgcccacttcCTCGTCATGCCCGCGAagaccgacgaggagaacctGGCCCAGGTCGAGCGCGTCGTTCGACTGCACGAAAAGTACAACttggcgacgtcgcccgACCTTCGCGTTGCCGGGATCAAGATCATCTGCGAcggggtcgtcgacggctgcaccgccgccatctcgcaTCCGTACCTGAACACCGGGGAATTGGTCGATCCGACgtggacgccggcggcttTACAAGTCGTTCTTGCAGCGGCAGATGCGGCAAGCATGCAGTGCGCGCTCCATGCCATTGGCGACGCGGCGGTCAGCATGGCGGTGAACGGCCTTGAAGCCCTGGGCACGACgggtcggcggcatcgcATCGAACACCTGGAGCTGACGAGACCCGAAGATGCACAACGACTCGGCAGGCTGGGGATCACGGCATCCATACAGCCTGTTCACCTGGACCCCGAATACAACCGGTTGTGGCCTCCCATGATCGGGCACGAGTCTTGCGCTCGCGCGTTCGCGTATCGGGAATTCCACGACCACGGGGCTCGCCTGGCCATTGGGTCGGATGCCCCGACAGCTCCTCACAGCCCCTGGAACAACATCTTCAATGCCGCGACAAGAAGGTCCTTCCGGAGGCCgcaggacgaggagacgTTCAATGAGCAGTACAAGTTGGGCCTGGACGACGTCTTCAGCGCCGCGAGCCACGGTGGTGCTTATTCGTGCTTTGCAGAAAACATGATCGGGGGCTTACAGGTTGGCAAGAAGGCCGACTTCATCATTCTCCAAGGCGATACGAAATGGAGTCTGGATCTTTCGTCTCTTCTTGCAAGTCGGGTTTCAGAAACCTGGCTTGGTGGCAGACGGGTTTTCAACGGCAACGAGAAGTTGTGA
- a CDS encoding Mg2+ transporter produces MHDALSRLGSAEQDRRQHFHQNEGRSKNQVLWIGQIWMIVGGSSLITYGTVSREVLEGDSIAIRDQKSNNEKEDRVIQIMDENRRLFYLPVEKCKSFYELETSTRDRISRPEQGINHYDLSFYLPSEEVLTASRWSSLLKLDDVPLLRVSIEPFSDPESDSATSMASRKSGKSSKPFSAKEVKINSDISLDLETDTNRRKHNIDDATSKSSRFFDFSLSQSMNKFVDFAFVEEGASNRFREILNEVETDLLQIYKYQHSKTNVVIQQVYDAFGSNIYEEAAQQSFEDFKLRRASHAVDGVRDPRGPETSRTKLSTLTENFFKVSVPALQAFVVHDFNASLILKYFGGLVNVMTDPTSSELLSRFNEEMEPDDDHHSNEESKQRWVISRDLIKQADLRFVLSSSTDQVQCPDCERSTIYSSPDKGVSHLRKMHLVGAKTDRVLRDYIFPLPAAVAERLEEEVCELLVFGRNTLASTLRKLVAIQSGVVHDDRFRGSERGIPYYLVEAFKLIVLFVCALPEALHELRWFYHDFDCSKTTQNLVSQKVLQQRRAIDRLGELMSDLIRKAERTLVSPTNPAKKNNAEHFMTSVGIQYLSLQIMFNMFRRPISNRKKASELYAAYANNLGSEIQRNPYKRQILRIGALSSELNLLKDVVELQRGCFDCFAALILPETTHPLLAKQLDRHVLFEIEEGLLSELVQAVKKEDENLDGTLELCNGLKGLVGELTEIMADDQGRAVFVFTVVTITFLPLSFVASYLSMSGGTDGLGMEWGDVQAHFWMVAGPLTHAKG; encoded by the exons ATGCATGACGCTTTGAGCCGGTTGGGTTCGGCCGAGCAGGATAGGAGGCAACACTTCCACCAGAACGAAGGTCGGAGCAAGAACCAGGTTCTCTGGATAGGCCAGATATGGATGATAGTCGGTGGCTCCA GTCTTATCACCTACGGCACTGTCTCTAGAGAAGTTCTGGAGGGAGACAGTATTGCCATAAGGGACCAAAAGTCGAACAATGAGAAAGAGGATCGGGTCATTCAGATTATGGACGAGAATCGAAGGCTCTTTTACCTCCCGGTCGAAAAGTGCAAGAGTTTCTAT GAGCTGGAGACTTCCACCAGGGATAGGATTAGCCGACCCGAACAGGGCATAAACCATTACGATCTAAGCTTCTATTTGCCCAGCGAAGAGGTGCTGACGGCCTCGAGATGGTCCAGCTTACTGAAGCTGGACGATGTTCCTCTTCTCAGGGTTTCTATCGAGCCCTTTTCCGACCCTGAGTCAGATTCAGCGACTAGCATGGCAAGTAGAAAGAGTGGCAAGTCTTCGAAGCCCTTCAGCGCAAAGGAGGTCAAGATTAACTCGGACATTTCTTTGGATCTTGAAACTGACACCAACCGTCGGAAACACAACATAGATGATGCCACATCGAAGTCGAGCAGATTTTTTGACTTCAGCTTGTCCCAATCTATGAACAAGTTCGTAGACTTTGCCTTCGTTGAGGAGGGTGCGTCAA ACAGATTCAGAGAAATATTGAACGAGGTCGAGACGGACCTGTTGCAGATTTACAAATACCAGCACTCGAAAACCAATGTCGTGATTCAACAGGTCTATGATGCCTTCGGCAGCAACATCTACGAAGAAGCTGCGCAGCAAAGCTTTGAGGATTTCAAACTTCGACGAGCATCGCACGCGGTCGACGGTGTTAGGGACCCCAGAGGCCCGGAAACGTCACGCACCAAACTGAGCACACTCACGGAGAACTTCTTCAAGGTCTCGGTCCCAGCTCTCCAGGCATTTGTCGTACACGACTTCAATGCTTCGCTTATTCTGAAGTACTTCGGCGGACTCGTCAATGTGATGACG GATCCAACGTCAAGTGAGCTGCTAAGCAGGTTCAACGAAGAGATGGAGCCTGACGACGACCATCACTCTAACGAGGAGTCGAAACAGAGATGGGTCATATCCAGGGACTTGATAAAGCAAGCGGACCTGAGATTCGTGCTGAGTTCCAGCACCGACCAAGTACAATGCCCTGATTGCGAACGGAGCACTATATATTCGAGTCCGGACAAGGGAGTCTCTCATCTTCGAAAAATGCATCTAGTCGGGGCCAAGACCGACAGGGTGCTGCGGGATTACATTTTCCCTTTGCCAGCCGCCGTTGCTGAACGACTGGAAGAAGAGGTTTGCGAGcttctcgtcttcggccgCAACACGCTTGCATCCACACTACGAAAACTAGTTGCCATACAGAGCGGGGTGGTTCATGACGACAGGTTCCGAGGCTCGGAACGGGGAATCCCATACTATCTCGTCGAGGCTTTCAAGctcatcgtcctcttcgttTGTGCACTTCCGGAGGCTCTCCACGAGCTGCGATGGTTTTATCACGACTTTGACTGCTCCAAAACGACGCAGAACCTGGTCTCGCAGAAGGTCCTTCAGCAGAGAAGAGCGATTGATAGGCTCGGAGAGTTGATGAGCGACCTAATCCGTAAGGCGGAGCGAACACTCGTTTCACCTACCAATCCAGCCAAGAAGAACAACGCGGAACATTTCATGACTTCGGTCGGGATCCAATATCTCTCACTTCAGATCATGTTCAATATGTTTCGAAGGCCCATTTCCAACCGGAAGAAGGCATCGGAACTGTATGCGGCATACGCAAATAATCTT GGGTCCGAAATTCAACGCAACCCCTACAAAAGGCAGATTCTTCGAATCGGCGCCCTTAGCAGCGAGTTGAATCTCCTCAAAGATGTCGTAGAATTGCAGAGGGGCTGCTTTGACTGTTTCGCCGCCTTAATATTGCCAGAAACAACCCACCCATTGTTGGCCAAGCAGCTAGACAGACACGTTCTCTTCGAGATCGAGGAAGGACTGCTTTCCGAGTTAGTCCAGGCCGTGAAGAAAGAGGATGAGAATCTGGACGGAACGCTGGAGCTCTGCAACGGGCTCAAGGGCCTCGTAGGCGAGCTGACGGAGATCATGGCGGACGACCAGGGGCGGGCCGTGTTTGTCTTCACCGTCGTTACCATCACATTCCTGCCGCTCAGCTTCGTAGCGTCGTATCTGAGCATGAGCGGCGGGACGGACGGCCTCGGGATGGAATGGGGCGACGTGCAGGCTCACTTCTGGATGGTCGCGGGACCCTTGAC TCACGCAAAAGGGTGA
- a CDS encoding Homoserine O-acetyltransferase — protein sequence MKCQRLASAALRQARTPVSRTQAPSVFRSSNNAAAAPLGSRQCTRRFTSKPARKAASNSPGDASNPAMAFPCLDALENRSATLEARFESSGPEPSYTAGATETYHCKDPLLLDWGGVLPEFDIAYESWGEMNADKSNVILLHTGLSASSHAHSTESNPKPGWWEKFIGPGLALDTDKYHVICTNVIGGCYGSTGPSSIDPADGQRYATRFPILTMEDMVRAQFRLLDGLGVDKLYASVGSSMGGMQSLAAGVLFPDRVGRIVSISGCARSHPYSIAMRHTQRQVLMMDPNWNRGFYYGRVPPHAGMKLAREIATVTYRSGPEWEQRFGRRRADPSKPPALCPDFLIETYLDHAGEKFCLTYDPNSLLYVSKAMDLFDLGRENQVAAGTRRAEREKLLQSGASPARNDAACSLTLPEKPYVEQPESNAGAADQPIEVSSRPPEDLIAGLAPLRDTPALVIGVTSDILFPAWQQREVAEALKLAGNRNVAHYELSEEMSFFGHDTFLLDLKNIGGNLKNFLG from the coding sequence ATGAAGTGTCAGAGACTGGCCTCAGCGGCCCTGCGCCAGGCCCGCACGCCGGTTTCACGCACCCAAGCTCCCTCCGTATTTCGGAGCTCCAACAATGCCGCCGCGGCACCTCTTGGCAGCCGGCAATGCACCCGCCGATTCACCTCCAAGCCGGCCCGCAAGGCCGCCTCGAACAGCCCCGGCGATGCATCAAACCCCGCGATGGCATTCCCATGTCTGGACGCCCTCGAGAATCGATCGGCGACCCTCGAGGCAAGATTCGAGTCGAGCGGCCCCGAGCCCTCTTACACAGCCGGTGCGACGGAAACATACCACTGCAAAGACCCTCTCCTGCTCGACTGGGGCGGCGTCCTGCCCGAGTTCGACATCGCATACGAGTCTTGGGGAGAGATGAATGCCGACAAGTCGaacgtcatcctcctccacaCCGGCctgtcggcatcgtcgcATGCGCATTCAACAGAGAGCAACCCGAAGCCTGGCTGGTGGGAGAAGTTCATCGGACCGGGGCTGGCCCTGGATACGGATAAATATCACGTCATCTGCACGAACGTCATCGGAGGCTGCTATGGGTCAACAGGACCGAGCAGCATCGACCCCGCGGACGGCCAGCGGTATGCAACAAGGTTCCCAATCCTCACCATGGAGGATATGGTGCGGGCACAGTTCCGTCTTCTTGATGGGCTCGGTGTGGACAAACTCTATGCCAGTGTTGGATCCAGCATGGGCGGCATGCAGTCGCTCGCTGCCGGCGTTCTCTTCCCCGACCGCGTGGGCAGGATCGTGTCCATCAGCGGTTGCGCCAGGAGTCATCCGTACAGCATCGCGATGCGCCACACGCAACGCCAGGTGCTGATGATGGACCCCAACTGGAACAGGGGTTTCTACTACGGCAGAGTGCCGCCCCACGCCGGTATGAAACTTGCACGAGAGATCGCGACGGTCACATACCGATCAGGTCCCGAATGGGAGCAGCGTTTCGGCAGGCGGAGGGCGGACCCCAGCAAACCCCCGGCGCTGTGCCCCGACTTTTTGATCGAGACGTATCTGGACCACGCAGGCGAGAAGTTTTGTTTGACGTACGATCCCAACAGTCTGCTGTATGTCAGCAAGGCTATGGACTTGTTCGACCTTGGACGCGAAAACCAGGTGGCTGCCGGCACGAGAAGGGCAGAACGCGAGAAGCTTCTTCAGTCTGGAGCCTCTCCCGCGCGCAACGATGCAGCCTGCAGTCTCACGCTGCCTGAGAAGCCCTACGTGGAGCAGCCTGAATCCAACGCCGGAGCGGCGGACCAGCCAATCGAGGTGTCCTCTAGGCCGCCCGAAGACCTCATCGCGGGTCTGGCTCCGCTGAGGGACACCCCGGCCCTCGTCATCGGGGTGACGAGCGACATCCTATTCCCGGCGTGGCAGCAGAGAGAAGTCGCCGAGGCTCTGAAGCTCGCGGGCAACAGGAACGTGGCGCACTATGAGCTGAGTGAGGAGATGAGCTTCTTTGGCCACGACACATTCCTGTTGGACCTGAAGAATATTGGTGGAAATCTGAAGAACTTTCTTGGGTGA
- a CDS encoding NUDIX domain-containing protein: MRPGALFIRQRATTFKTTPILSYPRQKSPHFRASSACPFRATRTMSTITLKDSGLQVKLPNGLSEEQLLAFRPFQNWVKGLANSLSLQAKNENHPFHPDPYQLHAITVQAFDIFGSGRVGFLKITADVKNRAGEGLPASVFLRGPSVGMLVMLIPDDVPPESDERYVVLTVQPRVPVGSLSFVELPAGMVDDSGSFAGAAAKEIKEELGLEIHESKLACLSELAGAGESAGNETDEGLAEAMYPSAGGCDEFVTLYSHERRIPRGQLKEWSGKLTGLRDHGEKITLKLVAMKDLWREGARDAKCLAALALWEGLRREGKL, from the exons ATGAGACCAGGCGCGCTCTTCATTCGTCAAAGGGCAACAACGTTTAAAACCACGCCAATCCTGAGCTACCCGCGACAGAAGTCTCCCCATTTCCGCGCCTCGTCTGCTTGCCCGTTTCGTGCCACCCGCACAATGTCCACCATCACGTTGAAAGACAGCGGCCTGCAGGTCAAGCTACCCAACGGCCTGTCGGAAGAACAATTGCTGGCTTTCAGACCGTTCCAG AATTGGGTCAAGGGCCTCGCCAATTCCCTGAGCCTACAAGCCAAGAACGAGAATCACCCGTTCCACCCGGACCCTTACCAACTCCATGCCATCACGGTTCAGGCATTCGACATTTTCGGCTCCGGTCGCGTGGGCTTTCTAAAAATCACAGCCGATGTGAAGAACAGGGCCGGCGAGGGTCTTCCGGCCAGCGTCTTCCTCCGTGGTCCCAGTGTTGGAATGCTCGTCATGCTCATCCCTGACGACGTGCCACCCGAGAGCGACGAGCGCTACGTCGTCCTGACCGTCCAACCGCGCGTGCCCGTCGGCAGCCTCTCCTTCGTGGAGCTGCCCGCCGGCATGGTCGATGACAGCGGCAGCttcgccggcgcggcggccaaggagatcaaggaggagctgggccTTGAGATTCACGAGTCGAAGCTTGCATGCCTCAgcgagctcgccggcgcgggcgagTCGGCGGGCAACGAGACCGATGAGGGCCTGGCAGAGGCCATGTACCCGTCCGCGGGCGGGTGCGACGAGTTCGTCACGCTGTACAGCCACGAGCGGAGGATCCCGCGCGGGCAGCTGAAGGAGTGGAGCGGCAAGCTGACGGGGCTGAGGGATCACGGCGAGAAGATCACGCTGAAGCTCGTTGCCATGAAGGATCTCTGGCGCGAGGGCGCAAGGGATGCCAAGTGTCTCGCGGCGCTGGCCCTATGGGAGGGGCTCCGACGTGAGGGCAAGTTATGA
- a CDS encoding NUDIX domain-containing protein gives MAAKVTATSPLSEDEARWIRLVKINYKDQNGQARTWESAERRTRPKNGEIDGVGIVAILEKPTGPEIILQKQYRPPIDKVTIEVPAGLVDEGETAEEAAVRELKEETGYVGKASETTPIMFNDPGFCNTNLRMIHVTIDASLPENQNPKAELEEGEFIEVFTVPLTNFWAECVRLEAEGYAIDARVGTIAEGIELAKKFKL, from the exons ATGGCTGCCAAAGTGACCGCCACCAGCCCTCTG tccgaggacgaggcccgCTGGATCAGGCTCGTTAAGATCAACTACAAAGACCAAAACGGCCAGGCCCGGACCTGGGAGTCGGCCGAGCGCCGCACGCGGCCCAAGAACGGCGAgatcgacggcgtcggcattgtcgccatcctcgagaaGCCCACGGGGCCCGAAATCATCCTGCAGAAGCAGTACCGCCCGCCCATCGACAAGGTCACAATCGAGGTCCCCGCTGGgctggtcgacgagggcgagaccgccgaggaggctgcCGTGCGCGAGctcaaggaggagacggggtATGTCGGCAAGGCGTCCGAGACGACGCCCATCATGTTTAACG ACCCCGGCTTCTGCAACACCAACCTCCGCATGATCCACGTCACAATCgacgcctccctccccgagAACCAGAACCCCAAGGCCGAGCTGGAAGAGGGCGAGTTCATCGAGGTCTTTACCGTGCCCTTGACCAACTTCTGGGCCGAGTGCGTCCGTCTTGAGGCAGAGGGCTATGCCATCGACGCCCGTGTAGGAACCATAGCTGAGGGCATAGAGCTAGCCAAGAAATTCAAGCTGTAA
- a CDS encoding ATP synthase F0: protein MAPTHYTDHDGDVEGRRNPDEETPLLAHDLPPTLAPSRAYQIKVIVLAMSFILLLEIGAYLQIPPSYQLMEDIICRKHYPDHIISQKDEDNVCKTALIQGELAMIKGWQASFDCVAPLLTAIPYGVIADKYGRRPVLSLAMLGITLEFLWMLQPLLWPGVLPLWTVWFGAAFQFIGGGTGMVQAMTWTMISDVVPISSLTAVYYKIGAIVLGGELLVAPLSAYLLSKNPWLPLTIGMVLLILGTCLPPFIPETLELRRAADEEVEQTLHRSEDGANGKRTLKEQIVFAVKNDMGHVYNFLIRSRRVIGLVAGFNLTIVVKYVKTDIMAQYVHNLFGWSWAKATLLGTVSTVTNMIMLLAVLPAVGWYITKRTGVHPLIRDLWLVRLTGILLTLGCFMVAIAFAPWFLIAALIIFSTGTVYTNICRAVLNAVVEPHTIGTLNTAISWVEQMSLLVSAPIISGLLKAGNAAGGVWIGLPYMAATLMAIGGTVIAFAYRLPGDKIL, encoded by the exons ATGGCGCCAACCCACTACACTGACCATGATGGTGACGTTGAGGGGAGGAGAAACCCCGATGAGGAGACGCCTCTGTTGGCCCACGACCTGCCGCCAACCCTCGCCCCAAGCAGAGCCTACCAGATCAAGGTCATTGTCCTGGCAATGTCATtcatcctccttcttgaaATCGGTGCCTATCTCCAGATCCCACCATCCTACCAGCTCATGGAGGATATCATTTGCCGCAAACACTACCCCGACCACATCATCTCGCAAAAAGACGAAGATAATGTCTGCAAGACGGCGCTAATCCAGGGAGAGCTGGCGATGATCAAGGGCTGGCAAGCCTCGTTCGATTGCGTGGCGC CGCTGTTAACGGCCATCCCATACGGCGTCATTGCCGACAAGTATGGCCGCCGGCCAGTGTTATCTTTAGCCATGCTGGGCATCACACTGGAGTTTCTGTGGATGCTGCAACCGC TCTTATGGCCCGGCGTCCTTCCCCTCTGGACCGTGTGGTTCGGAGCTGCTTTCCAGTTTATCGGTGGGGGTACGGGAATGGTCCAAGCCATGACATGGACCATGATATCCGACGTGGTCCCCATATCTAGCCT GACGGCTGTTTACTACAAGATCGGAGCAATCGTGCTCGGGGGagagctcctcgtcgccccCCTCAGCGCCTATCTGCTGAGCAAGAACCCCTGGCTCCCTCTCACCATCGGCATGGTTCTCTTAATTCTCGGAACGTGTCTACCTCCCTTCATTCCCGAGACGCTTGAGCTGCGGcgggccgccgacgaggaggtcgagcaAACGCTTCACCGGTCCGAAGATGGCGCCAATGGCAAGCGAACACTCAAGGAGCAGATCGTCTTTGCGGTGAAAAACGACATGGGCCATGTCTACAACTTTCTCATCAGATCCCGCAGGGTCATTGGTCTGGTGGCAGGGTTCAACCTGACGATTGTCGTCAAGTACGTCAAGACGGATATCATGGCGCAGTACGTCCACAACCTGTTTGGTTGGTCTTGGGCAAAG GCAACCCTTCTTGGTACGGTATCGACTGTCACCAACATGATCATGctgctcgccgtcctcccgGCGGTGGGCTGGTACATCACCAAGCGGACGGGCGTGCATCCACTGATCCGCGACCTGTGGCTCGTCCGGTTGACGGGTATTCTCCTGACCCTCGGCTGCTTCATGGTTGCCATTGCCTTTGCTCCATGGTTCCTTATCGCCG CCCTTATCATCTTCTCGACTGGCACTGTCTACACCAACATTTGTCGAGCAGTGCTTAACGCCGTCGTGGAGCCGCACACGATTGGCACGCTCAACACAGCCATCAGCTGGGTGGAACAGATGAGCCTCCTCGTCTCGGCGCCCATCATCTCGGGCTTGCTGAAAGCCGGGAACGCAGCGGGCGGCGTGTGGATCGGGTTGCCGTacatggcggcgacgctcATGGCGATTGGCGGCACCGTTATTGCCTTTGCCTACCGCTTACCTGGGGATAAGATCCTTTAG
- a CDS encoding Sir2 family protein: MGNEESTMLDDSVQPKTLQARTLDAIADYIKSGQVKKIAVMTGAGISTAAGIPDFRSPGTGLYANLARLNLPYAEAVFDISYFRKHPEPFYYLAKELYPGKFYPTVSHVFIALLAKKGLLQMNFTQNIDCLERRAGVPDDKIIEAHGSFATQRCIECATPFPAERMQQHVQDEVVPKCATCDGLVKPDIVFFGEALPEAFRDNTHLPAMADLIMVLGTSLSVYPFAGLAEASRSGVPRLLLNRERVGQMGRRADDVVELGACDAGVRKLAALLGWADELEELWRGIVGEKEAERQLASAADEGEDDLEEEIRRVTEGVDTALRLDDDDGEPADKAAEKPAEESEEVGFSLRPDGGSDTEDAQSSIPKGVVSRMSKALQGEAEIGTDIKDDRGREGRTVNGSEGAPKDALDFRVEAKKKIQLAVQGMATPLDEVAIVFDSQAPVAEIKDDDPKTQDPLTGVSRYEQTPAPGTDVDAEGYVPPSKEGGSGPEPESSTAPSTTTRTETPSEKKEEGSPPGSTKL, from the exons ATGGGCAACGAAGAGTCCACCATGCTGGACGACAGCGTCCAGCCCAAGACGCTGCAGGCGCGCaccctcgacgccatcgccgactACATCAAGTCCGGCCAAGTCAAGAAGATCGCCGTCATGACGGGAGCCGGCATCTCCACCGCTGCAGGCA TCCCTGACTTCAGATCCCCTGGCACCGGTCTCTACGCCAACCTTGCTCGCCTGAACCTCCCctacgccgaggccgtcttcgacaTATCGTACTTCCGCAAGCACCCCGAGCCCTTCTACTACCTCGCCAAGGAGCTCTACCCGGGCAAATTCTACCCTACCGTCTCCCACGTCTTCATCGCCCTGCTTGCCAAGAAGGGCCTGCTGCAGATGAACTTCACCCAGAACATCGACTGCCTCGagcgccgcgccggcgtccccgACGACAAGATCATAGAGGCCCACGGCAGCTTCGCCACCCAGCGCTGCATCGAGTGCGCCACCCCCTTCCCTGCCGAACGCATGCAGCAGCACGTCCAGGACGAGGTCGTGCCCAAGTGCGCCACTTGCGACGGCCTCGTGAAGCCCGACAttgtcttcttcggcgaGGCCCTGCCCGAGGCCTTCCGGGACAACACCCACCTGCCCGCCATGGCCGATCTGATCATGGTTCTCGGCACCAGTCTCTCGGTCTACCCCTTCGCCGGTCTGGCGGAGGCTTCGCGGTCCGGGGTCCCCCGCTTGCTGTTGAACAGGGAGCGCGTGGGACAGATGGGCCGGAgagccgacgacgtcgtggaGCTGGGTGCGTGCGATGCCGGCGTACGCAAGCTCGCCGCTCTTCTCGGCTgggccgacgagctcgaggaaCTCTGGCGCGGCATTGTTGGtgagaaggaggccgagaggcAGCTGGCGTCCGCcgcggacgagggcgaggacgatctcgaggaggagatccgTAGGGTCACCGAGGGCGTTGATACGGCCCTGAGgctggacgatgacgacggagaacccgccgacaaggccgccgagaagcccgCGGAAGAATCGGAGGAAGTGGGATTCTCGTTGAGGCCAGACGGCGGAAGCGACACCGAGGATGCGCAGAGCAGCATCCCCAAAGGTGTTGTCTCGAGGATGTCCAAGGCTCTAcagggcgaggccgagatcggCACCGACATCAAGGACGACCGGGGCCGCGAGGGAAGGACCGTCAACGGCTCCGAGGGCGCCCCCAAGGACGCCCTGGACTTCcgcgtcgaggccaagaagaagatccagctcgccgtccAGGGCATGGCCACCCcgctcgacgaggtcgctATCGTCTTTGACTCCCAGGCGCCCGTCGCTGAgatcaaggacgacgaccccAAGACTCAGGACCCCCTCACCGGCGTGTCGCGGTATGAGCAGACGCCCGCTCCGGGCACggatgtcgacgccgagggctaCGTCCCTCCCTCGAAGGAAGGGGGCTCCGGCCCTGAACCCGAATCCAGCACGGCCCCCTCGACGACCACCCGAACCGAGACACCAtcagagaagaaggaggagggctCACCGCCAGGCAGCACAAAGTTATGA
- a CDS encoding Methyltransferase, with amino-acid sequence MMVKAIGNRLYRAPVRMEQAHRILDIGTGTGIWAIAMGDIYTNAEITGIDLSAIQPQWVPYNVRFEVDDIESPWIEGRKYDFIMCRYMVASIKDWPGLVDNIYDHLNPGGWVEFQDVTTKFYSVDGTFTDEHATARWMDSFSAACLAMGRDTTVAPRLGAMLEDAGFENTHSECIKTPLGPWARGGHFRELGMMNLVLTLDGLEALSLKLFSELLKRTETEIMAELAAVRTELTTCSGGAFHAMFDM; translated from the exons ATGATGGTCAAGGCAATTGGCAATAGACTGTACCGCGCCCCCGTAAGGATGGAGCAGGCCCACCGCATCCTAGACATTGGGACGGGCACCGGAATCT GGGCCATAGCGATGGGAGATATTTATACAAACGCCGAG ATAACTGGTATTGATTTGAGCGCCATCCAACCACAATG GGTCCCCTACAACGTCAGATTCGAGGTAGACGACATCGAAAGCCCCTGGATAGAAGGCAGAAAATACGACTTCATCATGTGCAGATACATGGTGGCTTCGATCAAGGATTGGCCGGGCCTCGTCGATAACATTTATGA TCACCTGAACCCCGGAGGTTGGGTCGAGTTCCAGGACGTCACCACCAAATTCTACTCTGTCGACGGGACCTTCACGGACGAGCACGCGACGGCGCGGTGGATGGACAGCTTCTCGGCAGCCTGTCTAGCCATGGGTCGCGACACAACCGTGGCGCCGCGGCTTGGGGCCatgctcgaggacgccgggtTCGAAAACACGCACTCGGAGTGCATCAAGACGCCCCTCGGTCCATGGGCCAGGGGCGGGCATTTCAGGGAGCTGGGCATGATGAACTTGGTCCTGACactcgacggcctggaggCCCTGTCGCTGAAGCTGTTCTCCGAGTTACTCAAGCGGACGGAGACCGAGATCATGGCGGAGCTTGCGGCAGTTCGTACCGAGCTCACGACctgcagcggcggcgcgtTCCACGCCATGTTCGACATGTGA